A genomic region of Bernardetia sp. ABR2-2B contains the following coding sequences:
- the mreC gene encoding rod shape-determining protein MreC — translation MLFLLLEAVCFWLIINHNTYQRIVVLTSASSVVGTSLNMQNWIATRWNLKDENERLLEENAKLHSLLATQIRKNQVEDTLAFDNLYLNYSEKQKDSLRLLSLSDKFINLDSLQLLSVSEYQLIPAKVIKHSYLLERNFLTINKGSKQGIKKGMGVITGSGIVGKIEAVSSNYATIRSILHVDYQVASQIKRNGINATTKWDGIDYRNSNLLYTSAKDIKVGDTVVTSIENNFYPKEFLIGYVEEVNFTSAKGNFNEVNIRLATDFTTLSYVYIIENQYRPEIDSLEQVTLEKLK, via the coding sequence TTGCTTTTTCTTTTACTAGAAGCAGTTTGCTTTTGGTTGATTATAAATCATAATACGTATCAGCGAATTGTGGTGCTTACTTCGGCTAGTTCTGTTGTGGGAACAAGTTTGAACATGCAAAATTGGATAGCTACTCGTTGGAACTTAAAAGATGAAAATGAACGACTTTTAGAAGAAAATGCAAAACTTCACTCTCTTTTGGCGACACAAATACGCAAAAATCAAGTTGAGGATACGCTTGCATTTGATAATTTGTATCTCAATTACTCTGAAAAACAAAAGGATAGTTTAAGATTACTTTCTCTGTCTGATAAGTTTATAAATCTAGATTCTCTTCAGCTTTTATCTGTTTCTGAATATCAACTCATTCCTGCCAAAGTAATTAAGCATTCTTATTTATTAGAAAGAAATTTCTTGACTATCAATAAAGGAAGTAAACAAGGAATAAAAAAAGGAATGGGAGTAATTACAGGCTCTGGTATCGTAGGAAAAATAGAAGCAGTTTCTAGTAATTATGCAACAATAAGAAGTATTCTACATGTCGATTATCAAGTCGCTTCACAGATAAAGCGCAACGGAATAAATGCAACTACAAAATGGGACGGAATAGATTATAGAAATTCAAATTTATTATATACTTCAGCAAAAGATATAAAAGTAGGTGATACAGTAGTTACAAGTATAGAAAATAACTTTTATCCAAAAGAGTTTTTGATTGGCTATGTAGAAGAAGTCAATTTTACTTCTGCAAAAGGAAATTTTAATGAAGTAAATATACGTTTGGCTACTGATTTTACGACACTTTCATATGTTTATATCATCGAAAATCAATACAGACCAGAAATAGACTCTTTAGAACAAGTTACACTAGAAAAACTGAAATAG
- a CDS encoding Rod shape-determining protein MreD: protein MNPSTITHFISFFIYWLLQVLLFRNVALFDTAFCFVYVGFLLLLPLEISLTTLLLLGFGMGLAIDIFYDTAGVHAATMVIIAFIRPSLIQFIRPNGGYDGVENPTLSKLGFNWFVMYAGITLFLHHAILFLIQGSNFSLWLSNFFVIVASTLLSLFVLVIGQYLFYRKK from the coding sequence ATGAATCCAAGTACAATTACTCACTTTATAAGTTTTTTTATTTATTGGCTTCTTCAAGTCTTGCTTTTCAGAAATGTAGCACTTTTTGATACAGCTTTTTGTTTTGTCTATGTAGGTTTTCTTCTGTTGCTTCCTCTTGAAATAAGCCTTACAACACTTTTGCTTTTGGGATTTGGAATGGGATTAGCCATAGATATTTTTTATGATACGGCTGGTGTACACGCTGCAACAATGGTCATTATTGCCTTTATTCGCCCTTCTCTTATTCAATTCATACGACCAAATGGAGGTTATGATGGTGTAGAAAATCCTACACTTTCAAAACTTGGTTTTAACTGGTTTGTTATGTATGCAGGGATTACCTTATTTCTTCATCATGCTATTTTATTTTTAATACAGGGAAGCAATTTTTCATTATGGCTGTCTAACTTTTTTGTAATAGTAGCTAGTACACTTTTGAGCTTGTTTGTACTTGTAATTGGACAGTATTTATTTTACAGAAAGAAATAA
- the rfaD gene encoding ADP-glyceromanno-heptose 6-epimerase, with product MIVVTGAAGFIGSALISRLLEAGHNHIIAVDDFSFIEKNKNLAEKQISERVEREDFFDWLKKNYIDVEFIYHIGARTDTTEFDYEIFEHLNVGYSKKIWKMCVEYSIPLVYASSAATYGAGEHGYKDEESRIPLLKPLNPYGQSKQEFDIWVLEQEKTPPFWAGLKFFNVYGPNEFHKGRMASVIFHTYHQILKTGKMKLFRSHNPNFKDGEQLRDFVYVKDLIEVCLFLMNEQPKSAIYNLGSGTARTFLDLAKNTFYALDKTPEIDFMDTPIDIRDKYQYYTQADMEKLKKAGYTKKFHTLEEGVEDYVKNYLIENKYY from the coding sequence ATGATTGTAGTAACAGGTGCAGCAGGTTTTATTGGCAGTGCATTGATTAGCCGTCTTTTAGAAGCTGGTCATAATCATATTATTGCCGTAGATGATTTTTCCTTCATCGAAAAAAATAAAAATTTAGCAGAAAAGCAAATTAGTGAACGTGTCGAACGTGAAGATTTTTTTGATTGGCTCAAAAAAAATTATATTGATGTCGAATTTATATATCACATTGGCGCACGTACTGATACTACCGAATTTGATTATGAGATTTTCGAACACCTAAATGTGGGTTATAGTAAAAAAATTTGGAAAATGTGTGTTGAGTATTCTATTCCATTAGTTTATGCCTCTTCGGCTGCTACCTATGGGGCAGGAGAGCACGGCTATAAAGATGAAGAAAGCCGAATTCCACTTCTAAAACCTCTTAATCCTTACGGACAATCAAAACAAGAATTTGATATTTGGGTATTGGAACAAGAAAAAACACCTCCCTTTTGGGCTGGTTTGAAGTTTTTTAATGTTTATGGACCTAATGAATTTCATAAAGGACGTATGGCTTCTGTTATTTTTCATACGTATCATCAGATTTTGAAAACAGGAAAGATGAAACTTTTTCGTTCTCATAACCCTAATTTTAAAGATGGCGAACAGCTTCGTGATTTTGTATATGTAAAAGATTTGATAGAAGTATGTTTGTTTTTGATGAACGAACAGCCTAAATCAGCTATTTATAATCTTGGAAGTGGAACAGCACGTACTTTCTTAGATTTAGCAAAGAATACGTTTTATGCTCTTGACAAAACTCCTGAAATAGATTTTATGGATACGCCTATCGATATTCGTGATAAATATCAATACTACACACAGGCTGACATGGAAAAACTAAAAAAGGCTGGTTATACTAAAAAATTCCATACCCTAGAAGAAGGTGTAGAAGATTATGTCAAAAATTATTTGATAGAAAATAAATATTATTAA
- the egtD gene encoding L-histidine N(alpha)-methyltransferase, with the protein MTSSTPNSELTNQLSTFEKDILEGLETTPKKLSSKYFYDDEGSKLFQAIMNLPEYYLTRSEYEIFESHKQNFYQQFSKDTKAFNLIELGAGDGLKTQVLLSHFVEQNTSFSYRPIDISAEALHQLKMRFNKTIPSLDFEGIEGEYFEALAKLKTNSLQNEKVRNIVLFLGSNIGNFGNEQSLNFLTQLAQNLRKDDYLLLGFDLKKHPQIIKMAYDDANGVTKAFNINLLKRINRELDGNFNVEKFDFYSTYIPETGEVRSYIVSAAKQEVFLKKLNTTIQFEWGETIHTEISRKYSASDMKEITNEAGFEFIESYTDCKGYFMDMLLRVK; encoded by the coding sequence TTGACCTCCTCTACTCCAAATTCTGAACTAACAAATCAACTCTCTACCTTCGAAAAAGATATTTTAGAAGGTTTAGAGACTACTCCTAAAAAGCTTTCTTCTAAATATTTTTATGATGATGAAGGCAGTAAGTTATTTCAAGCCATAATGAATTTGCCCGAATATTACCTAACTCGTAGTGAATATGAGATATTTGAATCCCATAAGCAAAACTTTTATCAGCAGTTTTCGAAAGATACGAAAGCATTTAATTTGATAGAATTAGGTGCAGGAGATGGTCTCAAAACTCAAGTTTTGCTTTCTCATTTTGTAGAACAAAACACCTCTTTTTCATATCGTCCAATTGATATTTCAGCAGAAGCTCTTCATCAGTTAAAGATGAGGTTCAATAAAACAATTCCTTCACTTGATTTTGAAGGAATCGAAGGAGAGTATTTTGAAGCCTTAGCGAAATTGAAAACAAATTCTTTACAAAATGAAAAAGTAAGGAATATTGTTCTCTTTTTAGGCTCTAATATCGGAAATTTTGGAAATGAACAAAGCCTTAATTTTCTGACCCAATTAGCTCAAAATTTACGTAAAGATGATTACTTACTTTTAGGCTTTGACTTAAAAAAACATCCACAGATTATCAAAATGGCATATGACGATGCTAATGGCGTAACAAAAGCATTTAATATAAATCTTCTCAAAAGAATAAATAGAGAATTAGATGGAAACTTTAATGTAGAAAAATTTGATTTTTATTCTACTTACATTCCAGAAACAGGAGAAGTAAGAAGCTATATTGTAAGTGCTGCAAAACAAGAAGTTTTTTTAAAGAAATTAAATACAACTATTCAATTTGAATGGGGAGAAACTATTCATACAGAAATATCTAGAAAATATAGTGCATCCGACATGAAAGAAATCACAAATGAAGCAGGTTTTGAATTTATAGAATCTTATACTGACTGTAAAGGCTATTTTATGGATATGCTTTTGAGAGTAAAATAA
- a CDS encoding DUF5522 domain-containing protein, with translation MTEKPLPTIEKGDFYFNKEGLMVFTSQYHSKRGYCCKNVCLNCPWNYKKRKKQRQKLD, from the coding sequence ATGACTGAAAAACCATTACCAACAATAGAAAAAGGCGATTTTTATTTTAATAAAGAAGGATTAATGGTTTTTACTTCCCAGTACCACTCAAAAAGAGGGTATTGCTGTAAAAACGTATGTTTGAACTGTCCTTGGAATTATAAAAAGAGAAAAAAACAAAGACAAAAGTTAGATTAA